In Terriglobus sp. TAA 43, a single window of DNA contains:
- the glmU gene encoding bifunctional UDP-N-acetylglucosamine diphosphorylase/glucosamine-1-phosphate N-acetyltransferase GlmU — protein MNHFGIVIMAAGKGTRLKSALPKVLHTVGGKPLLLHVIDAAKTAVAAENILVVVGHQADRVETAAAPTGVRFVLQPEQLGTGHALQCVQKWLHDNKVAPPENLLVLSGDVPLIRPETIEELRDTHLRERAAMTILTAIPDDPTGYGRVLRKQDGSDDVAGIIEQKSLSEDMLATPERLREINSGIYAFDTQKLFDRLGRLQNTNSSGEFYLTDVAAMLVNDEERVIAIPADSVDEVLGANTIAEMMHLDASLRERTTAKLMAQGVTIFRPKTVTIDACVEVAADTILEPFTQLLGKTKIGPNCRIRSYSVIENCVVGEGVLIRNGSILADSIIGDGAQLGPYCHIRPESHIGANAHVGNFVETKKTTLGEGSKANHLAYLGDAVIGTGTNIGAGVITCNYDGVNKHRTTIGNGVFVGSDSTLVAPLTVDSGAYIAAGSSITEDVPADALALARARQVTKPDWAKRKREALQEARKAHT, from the coding sequence ATGAACCACTTCGGCATCGTCATCATGGCTGCGGGTAAAGGTACCCGCCTCAAGAGCGCTTTACCCAAGGTCCTGCACACCGTCGGCGGCAAGCCCCTCCTGCTGCACGTGATCGACGCAGCAAAGACCGCAGTCGCTGCCGAAAACATCCTCGTCGTCGTCGGTCATCAGGCAGATCGCGTAGAAACAGCCGCAGCCCCCACCGGCGTGCGGTTCGTTTTACAGCCGGAACAGCTTGGCACCGGCCACGCGCTGCAATGCGTGCAGAAGTGGTTGCATGACAACAAAGTCGCACCGCCAGAAAACCTCTTGGTTCTCTCCGGCGACGTCCCACTCATCCGCCCGGAGACCATCGAAGAACTGCGCGACACGCACCTACGCGAACGCGCCGCCATGACCATCCTGACCGCCATCCCGGACGACCCCACCGGCTATGGCCGCGTCCTCCGCAAACAGGACGGCTCCGACGACGTCGCTGGCATCATCGAACAGAAATCGCTCTCAGAAGACATGCTCGCCACACCGGAGCGCCTCCGCGAGATCAACAGCGGTATCTACGCCTTCGACACGCAAAAGCTCTTCGATCGCCTCGGTCGCCTGCAGAACACCAACTCATCCGGCGAGTTCTATCTCACCGACGTCGCCGCCATGCTCGTCAACGACGAAGAGCGCGTCATCGCCATCCCTGCGGATTCCGTGGACGAAGTCCTTGGCGCGAACACCATCGCAGAAATGATGCACCTGGACGCCAGCCTTCGCGAACGCACCACGGCAAAGCTCATGGCGCAGGGCGTCACCATCTTCCGCCCCAAAACGGTCACCATCGACGCCTGCGTTGAAGTCGCCGCAGACACCATCCTGGAGCCCTTCACACAGCTTCTTGGCAAAACAAAGATCGGCCCCAACTGCCGCATCCGCTCCTACTCGGTCATTGAAAACTGCGTCGTGGGCGAAGGCGTTCTCATCCGCAACGGCAGCATCCTTGCGGATTCCATCATTGGCGACGGCGCGCAGCTTGGCCCCTACTGCCACATCCGTCCGGAGAGCCACATCGGCGCAAACGCGCACGTTGGCAACTTTGTGGAAACGAAGAAAACCACGCTCGGCGAAGGTTCCAAGGCCAACCACCTCGCCTATCTCGGCGACGCCGTCATTGGCACTGGCACCAACATTGGCGCAGGCGTCATCACCTGCAACTACGACGGTGTAAACAAGCACCGCACCACCATCGGCAACGGCGTCTTCGTCGGCTCGGACTCCACTCTCGTCGCGCCTCTCACCGTGGACAGCGGAGCGTACATCGCAGCCGGAAGCAGCATCACGGAAGACGTACCAGCAGACGCACTCGCACTCGCGCGCGCTCGCCAGGTAACGAAACCAGACTGGGCAAAGCGCAAGCGAGAGGCCTTGCAAGAAGCCCGCAAGGCCCACACCTAA